A genome region from Bemisia tabaci chromosome 3, PGI_BMITA_v3 includes the following:
- the LOC109032321 gene encoding uncharacterized protein gives MFGSAQAFTCLAIVGFLVACFPKLALGVVHFEGMLYTKVNYTGSEGPFICSEEVNKCQNCAGLYKGWRNKAMSIKTNNTCIMAFSLPDCDNQSQIYMITKSIPDLGKVKWAKRIQSLGICL, from the coding sequence ATGTTTGGTTCCGCCCAAGCCTTTACTTGCCTCGCCATTGTTGGTTTCTTGGTGGCATGTTTCCCGAAGCTGGCGCTGGGAGTCGTACATTTCGAAGGGATGCTCTACACGAAGGTCAATTACACAGGTTCAGAGGGACCCTTCATCTGCTCTGAAGAAGTCAACAAATGTCAAAACTGCGCAGGACTGTATAAGGGTTGGCGGAATAAAGCCATGTCCATCAAGACGAACAATACCTGTATCATGGCGTTCAGTCTACCAGACTGCGACAATCAATCTCAGATTTACATGATCACGAAAAGTATCCCGGATCTTGGAAAAGTTAAATGGGCCAAGAGGATTCAATCATTAGGTATTTGTCTTTGA
- the DAAM gene encoding disheveled-associated activator of morphogenesis 1 isoform X4, with protein MGKIQMAVSGCPLNAAGLADRIASLLPSMPAVRGRKGWCGCLQDDEPPEITYCVVDNKGTLSLQTLTPTQPMPAEEELNTMFAELVEELDLTAPNKAAMLDLPAEKKWQIYCSRKKDEENTTDLNQQPEHYLDRVKATFQAGEPSETGPDKEELLTRTRLLDSLRTALRTQPNSFVLRFVECDGLVTLLQVLADLDYFSAQSSVHTSLIGCVKALMNNSTGRAHVLAHPTAINTIAQSLSTENIKTKVAALEILGAVCLVPGGHKKVLQAMSHYQRYAAERLRFQGIINDLDRSTGIYREEVNLKTAIMSFINAVLSYGPGQDSLEFRLHLRYEFLMLGIQPVINKLRSHENQTLDRHLDFFEMVHKEDEKELARKFEKEEVDTNSATAMFELLRRKLSHSVAYPHFLSLLHHFTLLPLDYGCQPQHWLLFDRIVQQLTMQTENGEDTDVSPLSINVKEIVHLLAKEEELVAARTKAEELEKENTEIVTKLAKKEQELDLRTQEKEDIESNLIRVKDRLEKETVNCLEAKQRVLELEDKVSELEHKAGFETAERKRLETLLSSGCLPDDAKVVGLNRNKADETEKKELNGKADSPSTPATIPPPPPPAPCPPPPPPCAPMPPPPAMPVRTVTKNVPQPSNPLKSFNWSKLPDAKVNGTIWTELDDTKLYSAMELENIDRLFCAYQKNGVANDGSVEDLRQLGKSKTKILSVIDGRRAQNCTILLSKLKMSDEDISKVILSMDSRDQLPLDMVEQLLKFTPSAEEAALLEEHSEEIENLARADRFLFEISKIPHYEQRLRSLHYKKRFSVWIGEVEPRVRAVMEASREVARSRRLRRLLEVVLALGNYMNRGARGNAVGFRLTSLNRLADTKSSAAKGTTLLHYLVEISDKKFKDILRLEEDIPHVREASKVNLSELEKDMNQLRTNLAEVAREIEFQRVQPLINGDRFLPVMKEFHATATCRLSELDDLFHDMKTRFDRAVRLFGEDNSTIQPDDFFGIFDHFLSSLNEARHDNENMKRRREEEEKRMKQEVDLKKRTIDRKSKDSQNTVLSNGNVLKDGVVKGEKGEFDDLISALRTGDVFCEDSLAKIKRSRKSRHSPPALNRDDSRERILSHPRRGQ; from the exons GAGGAACTTGATCTCACGGCCCCGAACAAAGCTGCAATGCTGGACCTACCAGCGGAGAAGAAGTGGCAAATTTATTGCAGTAGAAAAAAG gatgaAGAAAACACGACTGATTTGAATCAACAGCCAGAGCACTACCTTGACCGCGTGAAGGCCACTTTTCAG GCAGGGGAGCCGAGTGAGACGGGCCCAGACAAGGAGGAGCTTCTAACCCGAACGCGGCTTTTGGACTCCCTGCGGACAGCCCTGCGAACGCAGCCCAACAGCTTCGTGCTCCGCTTCGTCGAGTGTGATGGACTGGTCACTCTCCTTCAAGTCCTCGCGGACCTCGACTACTTCTCCGCCCAGTCCTCCGTCCACACCTCTCTCATTGGATGCGTCAAAGCCCTCATGAACAATTCG ACTGGACGGGCGCATGTGCTGGCACATCCGACAGCAATCAACACAATAGCTCAGAGTTTATCGACAGAGAATATTAAGACAAAAGTGGCTGCTTTAGAAATCCTCGGAGCCGTATGTCTTGTGCCTGGTGGCCACAAAAAAGTGCTTCAGGCCATGAGCCACtaccaacgatatgcagccgaAAGACTCCGGTTTCAG GGTATCATAAATGACTTGGACCGGAGCACCGGCATTTATCGGGAAGAAGTGAACCTGAAAACGGCTATAATGTCTTTCATAAACGCCGTGCTCAGCTATGGGCCCGGTCAGGATAGCCTGGAGTTCAGGCTTCATCTGCGCTACGAGTTCCTTATGCTGGGAATTCAACCTGTCATTAACAAACTACGCAGCCATGAGAACCAAACTCTTGACAG GCATTTGGATTTCTTCGAAATGGTTcacaaagaagatgaaaaagaactggccagaaaatttgaaaag GAGGAAGTTGATACAAACAGTGCGACTGCGATGTTTGAACTTTTACGACGGAAACTTAGTCATTCCGTCGCATACCCTCATTTCTTGTCCCTGTTACATCACTTTACATTGTTACCTT TGGACTATGGATGTCAACCGCAGCATTGGCTCTTATTTGACAGGATCGTTCAACAGCTGACAATGCAAACAGAAAATGGAGAAGATACAGATGTCTCGCCACTTAGTATAAATGTGAAGGAAATAGTACATTT actTGCTAAAGAGGAAGAACTCGTTGCTGCAAGAACGAAAGCAGAAGAATTGGAGAAAGAAAACACTGAGATTGTCACCAAGTTAGCAAAGAAAGAACAAGAATTAGACCTAAGGACGCAAGAAAAG GAAGATATCGAGTCAAATTTGATCCGAGTCAAAGATAGGTTGGAGAAGGAGACCGTCAACTGTCTGGAAGCAAAACAGAGGGTTTTGGAATTGGAAGACAAAGTTAGTGAGTTGGAACACAAAGCAGGTTTTGAAACGGCAGAACGAAAGAGGCTTGAAACACTTCTAAGCTCAGGATGTCTTCCTGATGATGCAAAG GTTGTCGGCTTAAACAGAAATAAAGCTGATGAAACTGAGAAGAAAGAACTGAATGGGAAAGCAGACTCACCATCAACGCCGGCGACTATtccacctcctcctccccctGCTCCCtgtcctcctccccctcctccttgtGCACCAATGCCTCCTCCACCAGCCATGCCCGTACGAACTGTCACCAAAAATGTTCCTCAACCATCAAACCCACTAAAGTCTTTCAACTGGTCAAAACTACCAGATGCCAAGGTTAATGGCACCATCTGGACTGAGCTGGACGACACAAAACTGTACAGTGCAATGGAGCTAGAGAATATTGACAGACTGTTTTGTGCATACCAAAAGAATGGAGTCGCAAATGACGGTTCTGTGGAAGATTTGCGGCAGTTGGGCAAGTCAAAGACAAAAATATTGTCG GTGATTGATGGCCGAAGGGCGCAAAATTGCACAATTCTGTTGTCTAAGTTGAAAATGTCGGATGAGGATATTTCAAAAGTGATCCTGAGTATGGACAGCCGTGATCAGTTGCCATTAGACATGGTTGAGCAGCTGCTCAAATTCACTCCCAGTGCTGAAGAGGCTGCATTATTGGAGGAACACAGcgaagaaattgagaatttAGCAAGGGCTGATCGGTTTCTTTTTGAGATCTCAAA AATACCTCATTATGAGCAAAGACTGAGAAGCTTACACTACAAAAAGAGGTTTAGTGTCTGGATTGGCGAGGTTGAACCTCGTGTCCGGGCAGTCATGGAGGCTTCAAGGGAAGTTGCAAGATCGCGCCGTTTGCGACGATTGTTAGAGGTTGTTCTTGCCCTAGGAAACTACATGAACAGGGGTGCTAGAGGCAATGCAGTTGGATTTAGGCTTACCTCTTTGAATCGGTTAGCAGATACCAAATCATCAGCAGCCAAAGGCACCACTCTTCTTCATTATCTTGTTGAAATTTCGGATAAAAag ttCAAAGATATTCTACGGCTGGAAGAAGATATCCCTCATGTTAGAGAGGCTTCAAAAGTCAA CTTAAGCGAATTGGAGAAGGACATGAACCAACTAAGAACAAATTTGGCAGAAGTTGCAAGAGAAATTGAGTTCCAGCGAGTTCAGCCACTCATAAACGGTGATCGATTTTTACCTGTCATGAAGGAATTCCATGCCACAGCTACATGTCGCTTGTCAGAATTAGACGACTTGTTCCATGACATGAAAACCAGG TTTGACAGAGCCGTCAGACTCTTCGGAGAGGACAATTCTACAATACAGCCTGATGACTTCTTCGGTATTTTTGACCATTTCTTATCTTCACTGAATGAGGCTCGTCATGATAATGAGAACATGAAGCGGCggagagaagaggaggagaaaagaaTGAAACAGGAGGTTGAT ctgaAGAAACGAACAATCGACCGCAAGAGCAAAGACAGTCAAAACACAGTTCTTAGCAATGGTAATGTGCTTAAAGATGGAGTTGTGAAAGGTGAAAAGGGTGAATTTGATGACCTGATTTCTGCTTTGAGGACAGGCGATGTTTTCTGTGAGGATAGTCTTGCTAAAATCAAGCGTAGCAGAAAATCACGACACTCGCCTCCAGCCTTAAATAGAGATGACAGCAGAGAGCGGATCTTAAGTCACCCACGCAGAGGCCAGTGA
- the DAAM gene encoding disheveled-associated activator of morphogenesis 1 isoform X5, translating to MPAVRGRKGWCGCLQDDEPPEITYCVVDNKGTLSLQTLTPTQPMPAEEELNTMFAELVEELDLTAPNKAAMLDLPAEKKWQIYCSRKKDEENTTDLNQQPEHYLDRVKATFQAGEPSETGPDKEELLTRTRLLDSLRTALRTQPNSFVLRFVECDGLVTLLQVLADLDYFSAQSSVHTSLIGCVKALMNNSTGRAHVLAHPTAINTIAQSLSTENIKTKVAALEILGAVCLVPGGHKKVLQAMSHYQRYAAERLRFQGIINDLDRSTGIYREEVNLKTAIMSFINAVLSYGPGQDSLEFRLHLRYEFLMLGIQPVINKLRSHENQTLDRHLDFFEMVHKEDEKELARKFEKEEVDTNSATAMFELLRRKLSHSVAYPHFLSLLHHFTLLPLDYGCQPQHWLLFDRIVQQLTMQTENGEDTDVSPLSINVKEIVHLLAKEEELVAARTKAEELEKENTEIVTKLAKKEQELDLRTQEKEDIESNLIRVKDRLEKETVNCLEAKQRVLELEDKVSELEHKAGFETAERKRLETLLSSGCLPDDAKVVGLNRNKADETEKKELNGKADSPSTPATIPPPPPPAPCPPPPPPCAPMPPPPAMPVRTVTKNVPQPSNPLKSFNWSKLPDAKVNGTIWTELDDTKLYSAMELENIDRLFCAYQKNGVANDGSVEDLRQLGKSKTKILSVIDGRRAQNCTILLSKLKMSDEDISKVILSMDSRDQLPLDMVEQLLKFTPSAEEAALLEEHSEEIENLARADRFLFEISKIPHYEQRLRSLHYKKRFSVWIGEVEPRVRAVMEASREVARSRRLRRLLEVVLALGNYMNRGARGNAVGFRLTSLNRLADTKSSAAKGTTLLHYLVEISDKKFKDILRLEEDIPHVREASKVNLSELEKDMNQLRTNLAEVAREIEFQRVQPLINGDRFLPVMKEFHATATCRLSELDDLFHDMKTRFDRAVRLFGEDNSTIQPDDFFGIFDHFLSSLNEARHDNENMKRRREEEEKRMKQEVDLKKRTIDRKSKDSQNTVLSNGNVLKDGVVKGEKGEFDDLISALRTGDVFCEDSLAKIKRSRKSRHSPPALNRDDSRERILSHPRRGQ from the exons GAGGAACTTGATCTCACGGCCCCGAACAAAGCTGCAATGCTGGACCTACCAGCGGAGAAGAAGTGGCAAATTTATTGCAGTAGAAAAAAG gatgaAGAAAACACGACTGATTTGAATCAACAGCCAGAGCACTACCTTGACCGCGTGAAGGCCACTTTTCAG GCAGGGGAGCCGAGTGAGACGGGCCCAGACAAGGAGGAGCTTCTAACCCGAACGCGGCTTTTGGACTCCCTGCGGACAGCCCTGCGAACGCAGCCCAACAGCTTCGTGCTCCGCTTCGTCGAGTGTGATGGACTGGTCACTCTCCTTCAAGTCCTCGCGGACCTCGACTACTTCTCCGCCCAGTCCTCCGTCCACACCTCTCTCATTGGATGCGTCAAAGCCCTCATGAACAATTCG ACTGGACGGGCGCATGTGCTGGCACATCCGACAGCAATCAACACAATAGCTCAGAGTTTATCGACAGAGAATATTAAGACAAAAGTGGCTGCTTTAGAAATCCTCGGAGCCGTATGTCTTGTGCCTGGTGGCCACAAAAAAGTGCTTCAGGCCATGAGCCACtaccaacgatatgcagccgaAAGACTCCGGTTTCAG GGTATCATAAATGACTTGGACCGGAGCACCGGCATTTATCGGGAAGAAGTGAACCTGAAAACGGCTATAATGTCTTTCATAAACGCCGTGCTCAGCTATGGGCCCGGTCAGGATAGCCTGGAGTTCAGGCTTCATCTGCGCTACGAGTTCCTTATGCTGGGAATTCAACCTGTCATTAACAAACTACGCAGCCATGAGAACCAAACTCTTGACAG GCATTTGGATTTCTTCGAAATGGTTcacaaagaagatgaaaaagaactggccagaaaatttgaaaag GAGGAAGTTGATACAAACAGTGCGACTGCGATGTTTGAACTTTTACGACGGAAACTTAGTCATTCCGTCGCATACCCTCATTTCTTGTCCCTGTTACATCACTTTACATTGTTACCTT TGGACTATGGATGTCAACCGCAGCATTGGCTCTTATTTGACAGGATCGTTCAACAGCTGACAATGCAAACAGAAAATGGAGAAGATACAGATGTCTCGCCACTTAGTATAAATGTGAAGGAAATAGTACATTT actTGCTAAAGAGGAAGAACTCGTTGCTGCAAGAACGAAAGCAGAAGAATTGGAGAAAGAAAACACTGAGATTGTCACCAAGTTAGCAAAGAAAGAACAAGAATTAGACCTAAGGACGCAAGAAAAG GAAGATATCGAGTCAAATTTGATCCGAGTCAAAGATAGGTTGGAGAAGGAGACCGTCAACTGTCTGGAAGCAAAACAGAGGGTTTTGGAATTGGAAGACAAAGTTAGTGAGTTGGAACACAAAGCAGGTTTTGAAACGGCAGAACGAAAGAGGCTTGAAACACTTCTAAGCTCAGGATGTCTTCCTGATGATGCAAAG GTTGTCGGCTTAAACAGAAATAAAGCTGATGAAACTGAGAAGAAAGAACTGAATGGGAAAGCAGACTCACCATCAACGCCGGCGACTATtccacctcctcctccccctGCTCCCtgtcctcctccccctcctccttgtGCACCAATGCCTCCTCCACCAGCCATGCCCGTACGAACTGTCACCAAAAATGTTCCTCAACCATCAAACCCACTAAAGTCTTTCAACTGGTCAAAACTACCAGATGCCAAGGTTAATGGCACCATCTGGACTGAGCTGGACGACACAAAACTGTACAGTGCAATGGAGCTAGAGAATATTGACAGACTGTTTTGTGCATACCAAAAGAATGGAGTCGCAAATGACGGTTCTGTGGAAGATTTGCGGCAGTTGGGCAAGTCAAAGACAAAAATATTGTCG GTGATTGATGGCCGAAGGGCGCAAAATTGCACAATTCTGTTGTCTAAGTTGAAAATGTCGGATGAGGATATTTCAAAAGTGATCCTGAGTATGGACAGCCGTGATCAGTTGCCATTAGACATGGTTGAGCAGCTGCTCAAATTCACTCCCAGTGCTGAAGAGGCTGCATTATTGGAGGAACACAGcgaagaaattgagaatttAGCAAGGGCTGATCGGTTTCTTTTTGAGATCTCAAA AATACCTCATTATGAGCAAAGACTGAGAAGCTTACACTACAAAAAGAGGTTTAGTGTCTGGATTGGCGAGGTTGAACCTCGTGTCCGGGCAGTCATGGAGGCTTCAAGGGAAGTTGCAAGATCGCGCCGTTTGCGACGATTGTTAGAGGTTGTTCTTGCCCTAGGAAACTACATGAACAGGGGTGCTAGAGGCAATGCAGTTGGATTTAGGCTTACCTCTTTGAATCGGTTAGCAGATACCAAATCATCAGCAGCCAAAGGCACCACTCTTCTTCATTATCTTGTTGAAATTTCGGATAAAAag ttCAAAGATATTCTACGGCTGGAAGAAGATATCCCTCATGTTAGAGAGGCTTCAAAAGTCAA CTTAAGCGAATTGGAGAAGGACATGAACCAACTAAGAACAAATTTGGCAGAAGTTGCAAGAGAAATTGAGTTCCAGCGAGTTCAGCCACTCATAAACGGTGATCGATTTTTACCTGTCATGAAGGAATTCCATGCCACAGCTACATGTCGCTTGTCAGAATTAGACGACTTGTTCCATGACATGAAAACCAGG TTTGACAGAGCCGTCAGACTCTTCGGAGAGGACAATTCTACAATACAGCCTGATGACTTCTTCGGTATTTTTGACCATTTCTTATCTTCACTGAATGAGGCTCGTCATGATAATGAGAACATGAAGCGGCggagagaagaggaggagaaaagaaTGAAACAGGAGGTTGAT ctgaAGAAACGAACAATCGACCGCAAGAGCAAAGACAGTCAAAACACAGTTCTTAGCAATGGTAATGTGCTTAAAGATGGAGTTGTGAAAGGTGAAAAGGGTGAATTTGATGACCTGATTTCTGCTTTGAGGACAGGCGATGTTTTCTGTGAGGATAGTCTTGCTAAAATCAAGCGTAGCAGAAAATCACGACACTCGCCTCCAGCCTTAAATAGAGATGACAGCAGAGAGCGGATCTTAAGTCACCCACGCAGAGGCCAGTGA
- the DAAM gene encoding disheveled-associated activator of morphogenesis 1 isoform X3, protein MSAFSVASGNWITLSWSACRQLLIGVHVASCLSAVSGCPLNAAGLADRIASLLPSMPAVRGRKGWCGCLQDDEPPEITYCVVDNKGTLSLQTLTPTQPMPAEEELNTMFAELVEELDLTAPNKAAMLDLPAEKKWQIYCSRKKDEENTTDLNQQPEHYLDRVKATFQAGEPSETGPDKEELLTRTRLLDSLRTALRTQPNSFVLRFVECDGLVTLLQVLADLDYFSAQSSVHTSLIGCVKALMNNSTGRAHVLAHPTAINTIAQSLSTENIKTKVAALEILGAVCLVPGGHKKVLQAMSHYQRYAAERLRFQGIINDLDRSTGIYREEVNLKTAIMSFINAVLSYGPGQDSLEFRLHLRYEFLMLGIQPVINKLRSHENQTLDRHLDFFEMVHKEDEKELARKFEKEEVDTNSATAMFELLRRKLSHSVAYPHFLSLLHHFTLLPLDYGCQPQHWLLFDRIVQQLTMQTENGEDTDVSPLSINVKEIVHLLAKEEELVAARTKAEELEKENTEIVTKLAKKEQELDLRTQEKEDIESNLIRVKDRLEKETVNCLEAKQRVLELEDKVSELEHKAGFETAERKRLETLLSSGCLPDDAKVVGLNRNKADETEKKELNGKADSPSTPATIPPPPPPAPCPPPPPPCAPMPPPPAMPVRTVTKNVPQPSNPLKSFNWSKLPDAKVNGTIWTELDDTKLYSAMELENIDRLFCAYQKNGVANDGSVEDLRQLGKSKTKILSVIDGRRAQNCTILLSKLKMSDEDISKVILSMDSRDQLPLDMVEQLLKFTPSAEEAALLEEHSEEIENLARADRFLFEISKIPHYEQRLRSLHYKKRFSVWIGEVEPRVRAVMEASREVARSRRLRRLLEVVLALGNYMNRGARGNAVGFRLTSLNRLADTKSSAAKGTTLLHYLVEISDKKFKDILRLEEDIPHVREASKVNLSELEKDMNQLRTNLAEVAREIEFQRVQPLINGDRFLPVMKEFHATATCRLSELDDLFHDMKTRFDRAVRLFGEDNSTIQPDDFFGIFDHFLSSLNEARHDNENMKRRREEEEKRMKQEVDLKKRTIDRKSKDSQNTVLSNGNVLKDGVVKGEKGEFDDLISALRTGDVFCEDSLAKIKRSRKSRHSPPALNRDDSRERILSHPRRGQ, encoded by the exons GAGGAACTTGATCTCACGGCCCCGAACAAAGCTGCAATGCTGGACCTACCAGCGGAGAAGAAGTGGCAAATTTATTGCAGTAGAAAAAAG gatgaAGAAAACACGACTGATTTGAATCAACAGCCAGAGCACTACCTTGACCGCGTGAAGGCCACTTTTCAG GCAGGGGAGCCGAGTGAGACGGGCCCAGACAAGGAGGAGCTTCTAACCCGAACGCGGCTTTTGGACTCCCTGCGGACAGCCCTGCGAACGCAGCCCAACAGCTTCGTGCTCCGCTTCGTCGAGTGTGATGGACTGGTCACTCTCCTTCAAGTCCTCGCGGACCTCGACTACTTCTCCGCCCAGTCCTCCGTCCACACCTCTCTCATTGGATGCGTCAAAGCCCTCATGAACAATTCG ACTGGACGGGCGCATGTGCTGGCACATCCGACAGCAATCAACACAATAGCTCAGAGTTTATCGACAGAGAATATTAAGACAAAAGTGGCTGCTTTAGAAATCCTCGGAGCCGTATGTCTTGTGCCTGGTGGCCACAAAAAAGTGCTTCAGGCCATGAGCCACtaccaacgatatgcagccgaAAGACTCCGGTTTCAG GGTATCATAAATGACTTGGACCGGAGCACCGGCATTTATCGGGAAGAAGTGAACCTGAAAACGGCTATAATGTCTTTCATAAACGCCGTGCTCAGCTATGGGCCCGGTCAGGATAGCCTGGAGTTCAGGCTTCATCTGCGCTACGAGTTCCTTATGCTGGGAATTCAACCTGTCATTAACAAACTACGCAGCCATGAGAACCAAACTCTTGACAG GCATTTGGATTTCTTCGAAATGGTTcacaaagaagatgaaaaagaactggccagaaaatttgaaaag GAGGAAGTTGATACAAACAGTGCGACTGCGATGTTTGAACTTTTACGACGGAAACTTAGTCATTCCGTCGCATACCCTCATTTCTTGTCCCTGTTACATCACTTTACATTGTTACCTT TGGACTATGGATGTCAACCGCAGCATTGGCTCTTATTTGACAGGATCGTTCAACAGCTGACAATGCAAACAGAAAATGGAGAAGATACAGATGTCTCGCCACTTAGTATAAATGTGAAGGAAATAGTACATTT actTGCTAAAGAGGAAGAACTCGTTGCTGCAAGAACGAAAGCAGAAGAATTGGAGAAAGAAAACACTGAGATTGTCACCAAGTTAGCAAAGAAAGAACAAGAATTAGACCTAAGGACGCAAGAAAAG GAAGATATCGAGTCAAATTTGATCCGAGTCAAAGATAGGTTGGAGAAGGAGACCGTCAACTGTCTGGAAGCAAAACAGAGGGTTTTGGAATTGGAAGACAAAGTTAGTGAGTTGGAACACAAAGCAGGTTTTGAAACGGCAGAACGAAAGAGGCTTGAAACACTTCTAAGCTCAGGATGTCTTCCTGATGATGCAAAG GTTGTCGGCTTAAACAGAAATAAAGCTGATGAAACTGAGAAGAAAGAACTGAATGGGAAAGCAGACTCACCATCAACGCCGGCGACTATtccacctcctcctccccctGCTCCCtgtcctcctccccctcctccttgtGCACCAATGCCTCCTCCACCAGCCATGCCCGTACGAACTGTCACCAAAAATGTTCCTCAACCATCAAACCCACTAAAGTCTTTCAACTGGTCAAAACTACCAGATGCCAAGGTTAATGGCACCATCTGGACTGAGCTGGACGACACAAAACTGTACAGTGCAATGGAGCTAGAGAATATTGACAGACTGTTTTGTGCATACCAAAAGAATGGAGTCGCAAATGACGGTTCTGTGGAAGATTTGCGGCAGTTGGGCAAGTCAAAGACAAAAATATTGTCG GTGATTGATGGCCGAAGGGCGCAAAATTGCACAATTCTGTTGTCTAAGTTGAAAATGTCGGATGAGGATATTTCAAAAGTGATCCTGAGTATGGACAGCCGTGATCAGTTGCCATTAGACATGGTTGAGCAGCTGCTCAAATTCACTCCCAGTGCTGAAGAGGCTGCATTATTGGAGGAACACAGcgaagaaattgagaatttAGCAAGGGCTGATCGGTTTCTTTTTGAGATCTCAAA AATACCTCATTATGAGCAAAGACTGAGAAGCTTACACTACAAAAAGAGGTTTAGTGTCTGGATTGGCGAGGTTGAACCTCGTGTCCGGGCAGTCATGGAGGCTTCAAGGGAAGTTGCAAGATCGCGCCGTTTGCGACGATTGTTAGAGGTTGTTCTTGCCCTAGGAAACTACATGAACAGGGGTGCTAGAGGCAATGCAGTTGGATTTAGGCTTACCTCTTTGAATCGGTTAGCAGATACCAAATCATCAGCAGCCAAAGGCACCACTCTTCTTCATTATCTTGTTGAAATTTCGGATAAAAag ttCAAAGATATTCTACGGCTGGAAGAAGATATCCCTCATGTTAGAGAGGCTTCAAAAGTCAA CTTAAGCGAATTGGAGAAGGACATGAACCAACTAAGAACAAATTTGGCAGAAGTTGCAAGAGAAATTGAGTTCCAGCGAGTTCAGCCACTCATAAACGGTGATCGATTTTTACCTGTCATGAAGGAATTCCATGCCACAGCTACATGTCGCTTGTCAGAATTAGACGACTTGTTCCATGACATGAAAACCAGG TTTGACAGAGCCGTCAGACTCTTCGGAGAGGACAATTCTACAATACAGCCTGATGACTTCTTCGGTATTTTTGACCATTTCTTATCTTCACTGAATGAGGCTCGTCATGATAATGAGAACATGAAGCGGCggagagaagaggaggagaaaagaaTGAAACAGGAGGTTGAT ctgaAGAAACGAACAATCGACCGCAAGAGCAAAGACAGTCAAAACACAGTTCTTAGCAATGGTAATGTGCTTAAAGATGGAGTTGTGAAAGGTGAAAAGGGTGAATTTGATGACCTGATTTCTGCTTTGAGGACAGGCGATGTTTTCTGTGAGGATAGTCTTGCTAAAATCAAGCGTAGCAGAAAATCACGACACTCGCCTCCAGCCTTAAATAGAGATGACAGCAGAGAGCGGATCTTAAGTCACCCACGCAGAGGCCAGTGA